One genomic region from Streptomyces sp. NBC_00457 encodes:
- a CDS encoding ABC transporter permease: MTDARFTDLLAAEWLKLRSLRSTYWALGIGALTVLGFNANAARNHYANYSYMPADMKADYVEWALQDAFTAGAALILILVCASVGALTVVGEYATGLIRTTFAAVPDRRALMAAKVTVVAGAMTGYGAVVVGVSYAATQGILSGRGADVPVSHPGVLSLLLASALLAPVSALVGMGLGAVIRHGATTTGAITVVLLLLPTFITDRYAWTAAVRNALPVNAWTRLVDVTYGESAVRIYPPHYPTTVTGSWVVFAAWAAVAAVVAVMVVDRRDV; this comes from the coding sequence ATGACGGACGCCCGCTTCACCGACCTCCTGGCCGCCGAGTGGCTCAAACTCCGCTCCCTGCGCTCCACTTACTGGGCGCTCGGCATCGGCGCGCTGACAGTCCTCGGCTTCAACGCGAACGCGGCCCGGAACCACTACGCCAACTACTCGTACATGCCCGCCGACATGAAAGCGGACTACGTGGAGTGGGCACTTCAGGACGCCTTCACCGCCGGGGCCGCGCTGATCCTGATCCTGGTGTGCGCGAGCGTCGGCGCGCTCACGGTCGTCGGCGAGTACGCGACCGGGCTGATCCGCACGACGTTCGCGGCCGTTCCGGACCGGCGGGCGCTGATGGCGGCGAAGGTGACGGTGGTGGCAGGGGCGATGACCGGCTACGGGGCCGTGGTCGTCGGGGTCTCGTACGCCGCCACGCAGGGCATCCTCTCCGGCCGGGGCGCGGACGTCCCGGTCAGTCACCCGGGCGTGCTGTCACTGCTGCTGGCCTCCGCCCTGCTCGCCCCCGTCTCCGCGCTGGTCGGCATGGGGCTGGGCGCGGTGATCCGGCACGGGGCCACGACGACGGGCGCCATCACCGTCGTACTGCTGCTCCTGCCGACCTTCATCACCGACCGCTACGCCTGGACGGCGGCCGTCCGCAACGCGCTGCCCGTCAACGCCTGGACCCGGCTGGTCGATGTGACCTACGGCGAGTCGGCGGTCCGGATCTATCCGCCGCACTATCCGACGACGGTGACGGGGAGCTGGGTGGTGTTCGCGGCGTGGGCGGCGGTGGCGGCCGTGGTCGCGGTGATGGTCGTGGACCGGCGGGATGTGTGA
- a CDS encoding ABC transporter ATP-binding protein, translated as MIEVNELTKRYGGTTAVRDLSFSVRPGRVTGFLGPNGAGKTTTLRMLLGLVEPSGGTATVDGHAFRRHRRGLRHVGALLDAGDVHGGRSARAHLGALARSNRIPARRVDEVLAEVGLGDAAARRRVGGFSLGMKQRLGIATALLGEPPVLVFDEPLNGLDPEGVLWVRGLFRKLAAEGRTVFVSSHLMSEMEHTADDLIVIGRGELIAAESLAEFSARGTAPTVTVRSPDAGALADVLASQGAAVAPYDEETLQVAGLSTERIGELAFEHHFLIRELTPRAASLEAAFMELTADSAEYTAGDPR; from the coding sequence GTGATCGAAGTCAACGAACTGACCAAGAGATACGGCGGCACGACCGCCGTTCGTGACCTGTCCTTCTCCGTCCGTCCCGGCCGCGTCACCGGCTTCCTCGGTCCGAACGGCGCGGGCAAGACCACGACCCTGCGGATGCTGCTGGGCCTCGTGGAGCCGAGCGGCGGCACCGCCACCGTCGACGGCCACGCCTTCCGCCGCCACCGCCGTGGACTGCGGCACGTCGGCGCGCTCCTGGACGCCGGTGATGTGCACGGCGGGCGGAGTGCGCGGGCGCATCTGGGGGCACTGGCCCGGAGCAATCGCATCCCCGCGCGCCGGGTGGACGAGGTGCTGGCGGAGGTGGGGCTCGGTGATGCCGCCGCCCGGCGCCGGGTCGGCGGGTTCTCGCTGGGCATGAAGCAGCGGCTCGGCATCGCGACCGCGCTGCTCGGCGAGCCGCCGGTGCTGGTCTTCGACGAACCGCTCAACGGGCTTGATCCGGAAGGGGTGTTGTGGGTGCGGGGACTGTTCCGGAAGCTGGCGGCCGAGGGGCGTACGGTCTTCGTCTCCAGCCACCTCATGTCAGAGATGGAGCACACCGCCGACGACCTGATCGTCATCGGGCGGGGTGAGCTGATCGCCGCCGAGAGCCTCGCCGAGTTCTCCGCGCGAGGGACGGCGCCGACGGTGACCGTACGGTCTCCGGACGCCGGGGCGCTGGCCGACGTACTGGCATCTCAGGGTGCGGCGGTGGCGCCGTACGACGAGGAGACGCTCCAGGTGGCGGGGCTCAGCACCGAGCGGATCGGTGAGCTCGCCTTCGAACACCACTTCCTGATCAGGGAGTTGACCCCGCGCGCCGCCTCCCTGGAAGCGGCCTTCATGGAACTGACCGCCGACAGCGCCGAGTACACCGCCGGAGACCCACGATGA
- a CDS encoding sensor histidine kinase, whose protein sequence is MPATEPPPPLHKRVPPGVWVALAWCAGELFTRLARVRLPGEIEPEEWPAAQLYRWEGLVTLVLATALAMNGGRLLSRKPLAALACLLTAAGLATTALGGGEIPMAQFLAPTVALYFIAASQARRTAVIALAMALGTLAGWLAVRLLSGWNVGTSAELTVAMVAIIAWLLGNSSHQARVHAERLVAEHAAQVVTAERLRIAREMHDTVAHSIGIIALQAGAASRVATARPEAALEAMRAVENEGRETLAGLRRMLVALRAADEGESVTPAGLADVDRLAATTTAAGVQVEVRRVGDPRALPPDIDLSAFRIVQESVTNVVRHAGTRACRVTLDYRADDELALEITDEGRGSGSSTDTGFGLAGMRERVALLHGEFTAAPRPEGGFRVAARLPVPVVVR, encoded by the coding sequence ATGCCCGCCACCGAACCGCCGCCGCCCCTGCACAAACGCGTACCGCCGGGCGTCTGGGTGGCGCTCGCGTGGTGCGCCGGGGAACTGTTCACCCGCCTCGCGCGCGTGCGCCTGCCCGGCGAGATCGAGCCTGAAGAGTGGCCCGCGGCCCAGCTGTACCGCTGGGAGGGGCTGGTGACCCTGGTGCTGGCCACAGCGCTGGCCATGAACGGCGGCCGCCTGCTGTCCCGGAAACCGCTCGCCGCGCTCGCCTGCCTGCTGACGGCCGCGGGCTTGGCGACGACCGCGCTGGGAGGGGGCGAGATACCGATGGCCCAGTTCCTCGCGCCTACCGTCGCCTTGTACTTCATCGCGGCGTCGCAGGCCCGGCGGACCGCTGTGATCGCCCTGGCCATGGCACTGGGCACCTTGGCCGGCTGGCTGGCCGTGCGGCTGCTGAGCGGCTGGAACGTCGGCACCTCCGCCGAACTCACCGTGGCCATGGTCGCCATCATCGCCTGGCTGCTCGGCAACTCCTCCCACCAGGCCCGCGTCCACGCCGAACGGCTCGTGGCCGAGCACGCCGCGCAGGTCGTCACCGCCGAACGCCTGCGCATCGCCCGCGAGATGCACGACACGGTCGCCCACAGCATCGGCATCATCGCCCTCCAGGCCGGAGCGGCGTCCCGCGTGGCGACGGCCCGCCCGGAGGCGGCTCTGGAGGCGATGCGGGCGGTGGAGAACGAGGGGCGGGAGACGCTGGCGGGCCTGCGGCGCATGCTGGTCGCGCTGCGGGCGGCGGACGAGGGGGAGAGCGTGACACCGGCCGGTCTCGCGGACGTGGACCGGCTCGCGGCCACGACGACGGCGGCGGGCGTCCAGGTCGAGGTGCGCCGCGTCGGCGACCCCAGAGCCCTGCCCCCGGACATCGACCTGTCGGCCTTCCGCATCGTCCAGGAGTCGGTCACCAATGTCGTACGGCATGCGGGCACGCGCGCGTGCCGGGTCACGCTCGACTATCGCGCCGACGACGAACTGGCCCTGGAGATCACCGACGAGGGCCGGGGCAGCGGCAGTTCGACCGACACGGGCTTCGGGCTTGCGGGCATGAGAGAGCGCGTCGCCCTGCTCCACGGCGAGTTCACGGCGGCACCGCGTCCCGAGGGCGGCTTCCGGGTGGCGGCGCGTCTGCCGGTGCCGGTGGTGGTCCGATGA
- a CDS encoding response regulator transcription factor, with protein sequence MTAPVRVVLADDQQLIRTALSMVLAELDDVEVVGEAATGEEAVRLVAELAPDVVVMDIRMPGMGGIEATDHITRDEPDTRVVVLTTFDDDDHVYGALRAGASGFLVKDMALDDIIAAVRVVAAGDALIAPSVTRRLIRDFASRPQPPGTRRDLKAITDREREVLTLVGTGLSNTEIAAELCISVATAKTYMTRLLTKLDARDRVQLVIIAYEAGLVSVS encoded by the coding sequence ATGACCGCCCCGGTCCGGGTGGTCCTCGCCGACGACCAGCAGCTGATCCGCACGGCACTGAGCATGGTGCTGGCCGAACTCGACGACGTGGAGGTGGTCGGGGAGGCGGCGACGGGGGAGGAGGCGGTGCGGCTCGTCGCCGAACTCGCCCCGGACGTCGTGGTGATGGACATCCGCATGCCCGGCATGGGCGGCATCGAGGCCACGGACCACATCACCCGGGACGAGCCCGACACCCGGGTGGTCGTCCTCACCACCTTCGACGACGACGATCACGTCTACGGCGCCCTGCGCGCCGGCGCGTCCGGCTTCCTCGTCAAGGACATGGCCCTGGACGACATCATCGCGGCCGTACGCGTCGTCGCGGCCGGCGACGCCCTCATCGCCCCCAGCGTCACCCGCCGCCTCATCCGCGACTTCGCCTCCCGCCCCCAACCGCCCGGCACCCGCCGCGACTTGAAGGCCATCACGGACCGGGAACGCGAGGTCCTCACCCTCGTCGGCACGGGCCTGTCCAACACGGAGATAGCCGCGGAGCTGTGCATCAGCGTGGCGACAGCCAAGACCTACATGACCCGCCTGCTGACCAAGCTGGACGCACGGGACCGGGTCCAGCTGGTGATCATCGCGTATGAGGCGGGCCTGGTGTCAGTGAGCTAG
- a CDS encoding DNA-binding protein, translated as MPSTPDQQSDLFTPPQPEQARAHRVYASLFRIAERHAATDKQRHRQVHPSVLGPHEAVRLVSFLLSGAAQPDDGEPEVDHADITAALSLVPLVRGEMDELETGLLQMARGRGMTWQEIAFGLGLGTPQAARQRYERLASRAAADADGSE; from the coding sequence ATGCCTTCGACTCCTGACCAGCAGTCCGATCTCTTCACGCCTCCGCAGCCGGAGCAGGCGCGGGCACACCGCGTCTACGCGTCCCTGTTCCGCATCGCCGAACGTCACGCGGCCACTGACAAGCAGCGCCACCGGCAGGTTCATCCTTCGGTCCTCGGGCCGCACGAGGCCGTCAGGCTTGTGTCGTTCCTGCTCAGCGGAGCCGCGCAGCCCGATGACGGCGAACCGGAGGTGGACCACGCCGATATCACCGCCGCATTGAGTCTCGTCCCACTGGTTCGCGGGGAGATGGACGAGCTGGAAACCGGGCTTCTTCAGATGGCGCGGGGCCGCGGCATGACCTGGCAGGAGATCGCTTTCGGACTCGGGCTCGGCACTCCGCAAGCCGCCAGGCAGCGATACGAACGACTGGCCAGCCGCGCCGCAGCCGACGCGGACGGCTCGGAGTAG
- a CDS encoding chondroitinase-B domain-containing protein, with protein sequence MRRMCHALLVGAVAVGVSGVFHPVASAADTSPLEVKSVTASPDDGNVPANTLDNNLSTRWSSQGDGAWIRYDLGSAQTVGSVSLGWHQGNSRTNTFDVQLSDDGSSWKTVLARKTSNGSTLEQQSYDFADASARYVRIVGHGNTVNAWTSITETDIYGADGTGGGGGGSCAYPADVLDLTNWYIGLPVGEEESPTNVYQPELDTYANDPWFTTSDECAAVRFRAPVNGVTTSGSKYPRSELREMTDSGETKASWSSTSGTHTMVIDQAITDVPKETPNVVAGQIHGGSDDLSVFRLEGEKLYVTDGDTKDHKLVEDNYQLGTRFEAKFVVSDGKIKAYYNGVLQTTLSKDFSGAYFKAGAYTQANCGNSEPCSADNYGQVKIYDLNVTHSNGNGDGDGGDGDSTEAAKRYGWGNPLPISDEFDYTGPVDPAKWDVPSGSVGGTPQCWDGHEKNGRRCGKNSTVADGIMTMRGEANGDTGWIRQHEPTQYGRWEIRSRSRNTGPEGVPYHPLHLIWPTAGDRFENGEYDWVEYSDPDAQCLGAFLHYPKSPSDKKEQEDHCPVDMTKWHNFAFEWTSKALVGYVDGVEWFRLADGANADRGNIQDMPLGNLVIQLDNFAKNSVPRPAVFEVDWVRTYDVDAAGEDPSGDSPVQVAGVTASPDDGNVPANTLDNNLSTRWSSQGDGAWIRYDLGSPKTVGSASVAWHQGNSRTNTFDVQLSDDGSSWKTMLARKTSSGSTLEQQKYDFADASARYVRIVGHGNTVNDWTSITETDIYGADGGGDGGEDPTDPTDPTDPTDPTDPTDPAPVRTVRVSDSTALKSAFSDARSGDRIVLADGTYSIGKLTGKSGTAAQPITVVAENRGKAVIGDGQLEVANSSYVTFQGLKFTNSNTLKITSSNNVRLTRNHFRLTEGESSLKWVIIQGENSHHNRIDHSLFEEKHQPGNFITIDGSGTQQSQHDRIDHNHFRDIGPRVANEMEAVRVGWSGMSQSSGFTVVESNLFERCDGDPEIVSVKSNDNIVRHNTFRASQGVLSQRHGNRGEFYGNFFFGEGKAGTGGIRIYGQDHKIYNNYFEGLTGSGFDAALQIDGGDVDTSGALNAHWRVYRATVVNNTFVNNVSNIEIGANYNLAPVDSVIADNVITGSRGKLLNEVKKPVNMTYAGNIAWPTGSATVGVSLPSGSVRAVDPLLASDGSLYRIGPGSPAIDTGTGGHAFVTDDMDGQPRAGTIDAGADERSTSPVTRTPLTATDVGPGAS encoded by the coding sequence ATGAGACGCATGTGTCATGCGCTGTTAGTGGGTGCGGTCGCCGTCGGAGTCTCGGGTGTGTTCCACCCGGTCGCGTCGGCCGCCGACACCTCTCCGCTGGAGGTCAAGAGCGTCACGGCGAGTCCCGATGACGGCAACGTTCCCGCCAACACCCTGGACAACAACCTGAGCACCCGCTGGTCGTCGCAGGGCGACGGGGCGTGGATCCGGTACGACCTCGGCTCGGCGCAGACTGTCGGGTCGGTGTCGCTGGGCTGGCATCAGGGGAACAGCAGGACGAACACCTTCGACGTCCAGCTGTCCGACGACGGATCGTCGTGGAAGACCGTCCTGGCCCGGAAGACCAGCAACGGCAGCACACTTGAGCAGCAGAGCTACGACTTCGCCGACGCCTCGGCCCGCTACGTGCGGATCGTCGGCCACGGCAACACGGTCAACGCCTGGACCAGCATCACCGAGACCGACATCTACGGAGCCGACGGCACCGGCGGCGGTGGCGGCGGCTCCTGCGCGTACCCGGCCGACGTGCTGGACCTGACGAACTGGTACATCGGGCTGCCGGTGGGCGAGGAGGAGTCCCCCACCAACGTCTACCAACCCGAACTCGACACCTACGCGAACGATCCCTGGTTCACCACGTCCGACGAGTGCGCGGCCGTCCGGTTCCGCGCCCCGGTCAACGGCGTCACCACCAGCGGCTCCAAGTACCCCCGCTCGGAGCTGCGGGAGATGACGGACTCGGGGGAGACCAAGGCGAGTTGGTCGTCCACGTCCGGCACCCACACGATGGTGATCGACCAGGCCATCACGGACGTTCCCAAGGAGACCCCGAACGTCGTCGCCGGCCAGATCCACGGCGGCTCCGACGACCTCAGCGTCTTCCGTCTGGAGGGCGAGAAGCTCTACGTCACCGACGGCGATACCAAGGATCACAAGCTGGTGGAGGACAACTACCAGCTGGGGACCAGGTTCGAGGCCAAGTTCGTGGTCAGCGACGGCAAGATCAAGGCGTACTACAACGGCGTGCTGCAGACCACGCTGTCGAAGGACTTCTCCGGCGCCTACTTCAAGGCGGGCGCGTACACGCAGGCCAACTGCGGCAACTCGGAGCCGTGCAGCGCCGACAACTACGGCCAGGTGAAGATCTACGATCTGAACGTCACGCACAGCAACGGCAACGGCGATGGTGACGGCGGCGACGGGGACTCGACCGAGGCCGCCAAGCGGTACGGCTGGGGCAACCCGCTGCCGATATCCGACGAGTTCGACTACACCGGCCCGGTCGACCCCGCGAAGTGGGACGTACCGTCGGGCAGCGTCGGCGGCACACCCCAATGCTGGGACGGCCACGAAAAGAACGGCCGCCGGTGCGGGAAGAACAGCACCGTCGCCGACGGCATCATGACCATGCGCGGTGAGGCGAACGGCGACACGGGGTGGATCAGGCAGCACGAGCCCACCCAGTACGGCCGGTGGGAAATCCGGTCCCGCTCACGGAACACCGGCCCGGAGGGCGTGCCCTACCACCCGCTGCACCTGATCTGGCCCACCGCGGGCGACCGGTTCGAAAACGGCGAGTACGACTGGGTCGAGTACTCGGACCCCGACGCGCAGTGCCTCGGGGCGTTCCTGCACTACCCGAAGAGCCCGTCGGACAAGAAGGAACAAGAAGACCACTGCCCCGTGGACATGACGAAGTGGCACAACTTCGCGTTCGAGTGGACGTCCAAGGCGCTGGTCGGCTACGTCGACGGTGTCGAATGGTTCCGGCTGGCGGACGGCGCGAACGCCGACCGGGGGAACATCCAGGACATGCCCCTGGGGAACCTCGTCATCCAGTTGGACAACTTCGCCAAAAACAGCGTTCCGCGCCCGGCCGTGTTCGAGGTCGACTGGGTCCGGACGTACGACGTCGACGCGGCGGGCGAGGACCCCTCCGGGGATTCCCCGGTTCAGGTCGCGGGCGTCACGGCAAGTCCCGATGACGGCAACGTCCCCGCCAACACCCTGGACAACAACCTGAGCACCCGCTGGTCGTCGCAGGGCGACGGGGCGTGGATCCGCTACGACCTCGGCTCGCCGAAGACCGTCGGGTCGGCGTCCGTCGCCTGGCACCAGGGGAACAGCAGGACGAACACCTTCGACGTCCAGCTGTCCGACGACGGATCGTCGTGGAAGACCATGCTGGCCCGGAAGACCAGCAGCGGCAGCACACTTGAGCAGCAGAAGTACGACTTCGCCGACGCCTCGGCCCGCTACGTAAGGATCGTCGGCCACGGCAACACGGTCAACGACTGGACCAGCATCACCGAGACCGACATCTACGGAGCCGACGGGGGCGGTGACGGCGGCGAGGATCCGACAGATCCAACGGACCCGACCGACCCAACGGACCCGACCGACCCAACAGACCCGGCCCCCGTCCGCACGGTCCGCGTCTCGGACTCCACCGCATTGAAGAGCGCGTTCAGCGACGCGCGCTCCGGCGACCGCATCGTCCTCGCGGACGGCACGTACTCGATCGGCAAGTTGACCGGCAAGAGCGGAACGGCCGCCCAGCCCATCACCGTCGTCGCGGAGAACCGCGGCAAGGCGGTGATCGGCGACGGGCAGCTGGAGGTGGCGAACTCCTCCTACGTCACCTTCCAGGGGCTGAAGTTCACGAACAGCAACACCCTGAAGATCACCAGCTCGAACAACGTACGGCTGACCCGCAACCACTTCCGGCTGACGGAGGGGGAGTCCTCGCTGAAGTGGGTGATCATCCAGGGTGAGAACAGCCACCACAACCGGATCGATCACAGCCTGTTCGAGGAGAAGCACCAGCCCGGGAACTTCATCACCATCGACGGGTCCGGGACGCAGCAGTCACAACACGACCGCATCGACCACAACCACTTCCGAGACATCGGCCCCCGCGTGGCGAACGAGATGGAGGCCGTCCGGGTCGGCTGGAGCGGCATGTCCCAGTCGAGCGGATTCACCGTCGTCGAGTCGAACCTCTTCGAGAGGTGCGACGGTGACCCGGAGATCGTCTCCGTGAAGAGCAACGACAACATCGTCCGCCACAACACCTTCCGCGCCTCGCAGGGCGTCCTGTCCCAACGGCACGGAAACCGCGGTGAGTTCTACGGCAACTTCTTCTTCGGGGAGGGCAAGGCGGGAACCGGCGGGATCCGCATCTACGGCCAGGACCACAAGATCTACAACAACTACTTCGAGGGCCTGACCGGCAGCGGCTTCGACGCCGCGCTGCAGATCGACGGCGGCGACGTGGACACCTCGGGTGCGCTGAACGCGCACTGGCGTGTCTACCGGGCGACCGTCGTGAACAACACCTTCGTGAACAACGTGTCGAACATCGAGATCGGCGCCAACTACAACCTCGCCCCGGTCGACTCGGTCATCGCCGACAACGTCATCACGGGCAGCCGGGGCAAGCTGCTCAACGAGGTCAAGAAACCCGTGAACATGACCTACGCCGGCAACATCGCGTGGCCGACCGGATCGGCGACCGTCGGCGTGTCCCTGCCCTCCGGCTCCGTCAGGGCGGTCGACCCGCTGCTCGCCTCCGACGGATCGCTCTACCGGATCGGCCCGGGAAGCCCGGCGATCGACACCGGCACCGGCGGCCACGCCTTCGTGACCGACGACATGGACGGCCAGCCCCGAGCCGGCACCATCGACGCGGGCGCCGACGAACGGTCCACGTCCCCGGTCACACGAACCCCGCTCACCGCGACGGACGTCGGCCCGGGCGCCTCGTAG
- a CDS encoding ABC transporter substrate-binding protein, translating into MRKPVVAAAVCLAVLSAGCGAEVEPSPDSKAASSVTLTNCGRKVTYDKVPERVVTNDVGITELMLALGLEDRMAGFAMPDDKGDLGGVPWKDGYDKVTWLSKDQLTKENVLDARADWVFAGWNYGFREDDGFTPDALRKLGIPSYILTESCRNGRTESSRGIMPPLDALYEDLTNLGKLFGVEKRAAALISDFKREVAEVKAKAPSASPKVFLYDSGEDQPFTSGRYAAPDQIISEAGGVNVMHDLQDSWTTVGWETVVERNPDVIVICDYGDVSAEQKRKFLLSYAPLRNVSAVKHKRIFTLDYVDLVESPRNPSAITRLGEYLRTTTP; encoded by the coding sequence ATGCGTAAGCCAGTTGTCGCCGCCGCCGTCTGCCTCGCCGTGCTCAGCGCGGGCTGCGGTGCCGAGGTCGAGCCCTCGCCGGACTCGAAGGCCGCGTCGTCCGTCACGCTCACCAACTGCGGGCGCAAGGTGACGTACGACAAAGTCCCGGAGCGGGTCGTCACCAACGACGTCGGCATCACCGAGCTGATGCTCGCGCTCGGCCTTGAGGACCGGATGGCCGGGTTCGCGATGCCCGACGACAAGGGGGACCTGGGCGGCGTGCCGTGGAAGGACGGCTACGACAAGGTGACGTGGCTGTCGAAGGACCAGCTCACCAAGGAGAACGTCCTCGACGCCCGCGCCGACTGGGTCTTCGCCGGCTGGAACTACGGCTTCCGCGAGGACGACGGCTTCACCCCGGACGCCCTGCGCAAGCTCGGCATCCCCTCGTACATCCTCACCGAGTCCTGCCGCAACGGCCGTACGGAGTCCTCGCGGGGCATCATGCCGCCGCTGGACGCGCTGTACGAGGACCTCACCAACCTGGGCAAGCTGTTCGGCGTGGAGAAGCGGGCGGCGGCGCTGATCTCCGACTTCAAGCGCGAGGTGGCGGAGGTGAAGGCGAAGGCCCCGTCCGCTTCCCCCAAGGTCTTCCTCTACGACAGCGGCGAGGACCAGCCCTTCACCTCCGGCCGCTACGCCGCGCCCGACCAGATCATCAGCGAGGCCGGCGGGGTCAATGTCATGCACGACCTCCAGGACTCCTGGACGACGGTCGGCTGGGAGACCGTCGTGGAACGCAACCCGGACGTGATCGTGATCTGCGACTACGGGGACGTGAGCGCGGAGCAGAAGAGAAAGTTCCTGCTGTCGTACGCCCCGCTGCGGAACGTGTCGGCCGTCAAGCACAAGCGGATCTTCACGCTCGACTACGTCGACCTGGTGGAGAGCCCGCGGAACCCGTCTGCCATCACCCGCCTCGGGGAGTACCTGCGGACGACGACGCCCTGA
- a CDS encoding ABC transporter ATP-binding protein, translated as MRLDVEGVTVEAAGKRLVDEIKLSVDSGAFVGLVGPNGSGKSTLLRCVYRALRPAAGVVRLDGDDVHTLDPRATARRLAALPQESSSEFDFTVAEVVGMGRLPHRGRTAAEDRAICAEAMRSTSVEHLAARGFLALSGGERQRVLIARALAQRPQVLVLDEPTNHLDIAHQLDVLSLVRASGLTALAALHDLNLAAAHCDLLYVLSAGRVVASGPPHDVLRPDLLAEVFGVRAHPVRHPETGAVQLLFDLLPPSD; from the coding sequence ATGCGGCTCGATGTGGAGGGCGTGACGGTCGAGGCCGCCGGAAAGCGGCTCGTCGACGAGATCAAGCTCAGCGTGGACAGCGGGGCGTTCGTGGGGCTCGTCGGGCCCAACGGGAGTGGAAAGTCGACGCTGTTGAGGTGCGTGTACCGGGCGCTGCGGCCGGCGGCCGGGGTCGTACGGCTGGACGGGGACGACGTACACACGCTGGATCCTCGTGCCACCGCACGGCGACTGGCCGCGCTGCCGCAGGAGTCGTCGTCGGAGTTCGACTTCACCGTCGCCGAGGTGGTCGGGATGGGGCGGTTGCCGCACCGGGGACGTACGGCGGCGGAGGACCGGGCGATCTGCGCGGAGGCGATGCGGTCCACCAGCGTGGAGCATCTGGCCGCCCGTGGCTTCCTGGCCCTGTCCGGCGGCGAGCGGCAACGCGTGCTGATCGCGCGGGCGTTGGCGCAGCGCCCCCAGGTGCTGGTCCTCGACGAACCGACCAACCACCTCGACATCGCCCACCAGTTGGACGTGCTGTCCCTGGTCCGGGCGAGCGGCCTGACCGCGCTGGCCGCGCTGCACGACCTCAATCTGGCCGCCGCGCACTGCGATCTGCTGTACGTCCTCTCGGCGGGCCGGGTCGTCGCGTCCGGGCCGCCGCACGACGTCCTGCGCCCCGACCTGCTCGCCGAGGTGTTCGGCGTGCGCGCACATCCCGTACGGCATCCGGAGACCGGTGCCGTGCAGCTGCTCTTCGACCTTCTCCCGCCGTCCGACTGA
- a CDS encoding FecCD family ABC transporter permease, with protein sequence MRLSPGRISVPLLAVALAVILLVSLVAGVGLGAAGVGWGDVLRFLGAGFTGGTIPAGDAASYTIVWEIRLPRVVLAGVVGAGLATVGVAVQAMVRNALADPFVLGISSGAAVGANAVILLGAFAGLGVWALSVSAFCSALVAMAIVYAVARSATHGLTPLRLILTGTALAYGFEALTTVMVFGAARGEAARSAMMWLLGSLGGATWPRVPIAAVTVVAGWVWLRWRAQALNALAMGDETSATLGVQPGRLRRELFLVTAAVTGTVVAVSGAIGFVGLMVPHVVRMLVGADHRRVLAVAPLAGAVLLVWADVLSRLLLAPAELPVGVITAVVGVPAFLLLMRRGGYAFGGR encoded by the coding sequence GTGCGCCTCTCCCCAGGCCGAATATCCGTGCCGCTGTTGGCTGTCGCCCTTGCGGTCATACTCCTTGTCTCCCTTGTCGCCGGTGTCGGGCTGGGGGCCGCCGGCGTCGGCTGGGGTGACGTCCTCCGGTTCCTCGGGGCCGGGTTCACCGGCGGAACCATCCCCGCAGGGGACGCGGCGTCGTACACCATCGTCTGGGAGATCCGGCTGCCGCGTGTCGTGCTGGCCGGCGTCGTGGGGGCGGGGCTCGCGACCGTCGGGGTGGCTGTGCAGGCGATGGTGCGTAACGCGCTGGCCGATCCGTTCGTGCTGGGGATTTCGTCCGGTGCCGCCGTGGGGGCCAACGCGGTCATCCTGCTCGGGGCGTTCGCGGGGCTCGGGGTGTGGGCGCTGTCGGTGTCGGCGTTCTGTTCGGCGCTGGTGGCGATGGCGATCGTGTACGCCGTGGCGCGTTCCGCGACGCACGGGCTGACGCCGCTGCGGCTGATCCTGACGGGGACGGCGCTGGCGTACGGCTTCGAGGCGCTGACCACGGTGATGGTGTTCGGCGCGGCCCGGGGTGAGGCGGCCCGGTCGGCGATGATGTGGCTGCTGGGGAGTCTGGGCGGGGCGACGTGGCCACGGGTGCCGATCGCCGCCGTGACCGTCGTCGCCGGGTGGGTGTGGCTGCGGTGGCGGGCTCAGGCCCTGAACGCGCTGGCGATGGGGGACGAGACGTCGGCGACGCTGGGGGTCCAACCGGGGCGGCTGCGGCGGGAGTTGTTCCTCGTCACGGCGGCGGTGACCGGGACGGTAGTCGCGGTGAGCGGGGCCATCGGGTTCGTCGGGCTGATGGTGCCTCATGTCGTACGGATGCTGGTGGGCGCCGATCACCGGCGGGTACTGGCCGTCGCGCCGCTCGCCGGGGCCGTACTGCTGGTGTGGGCGGATGTGCTGTCCCGGCTGCTGCTGGCGCCCGCGGAGTTGCCGGTCGGGGTGATCACGGCGGTGGTCGGCGTCCCGGCCTTCCTGCTGCTGATGCGGCGCGGCGGCTATGCGTTCGGGGGGCGCTGA